ttaaatttaacaattgatatattatcGATCTTTAGCTCATATGTacttattgtacatttaaactgtatatacaatgtaaaacattaaaaattttcaaacttaaaaatatattattgtaacctttaggttagaaaaaatattgtttagctGGCTTTAaggattaatttttaaacaaaattaaacattaactatattttaaattttaatataatatattcaatttttgaaatgtgaatttacaaattatttagaaagaaataagaataagaatcattatattctaatagcatgcaattgaaataattatttatgtaatagatgaaaataactataacaataattgttatagttttttatatttaaataataattattacaataaattttattttttaaaactataaaaaacatttattctaTGTTAACTGCAGTTTAAATAAACATGTTTTACTTACAAATCTTCAGAAGGAAGATTCAAGGTAATACTTCCTAATTTAACAGCTTCTCCATATCGCAAGTATCCAAAAAATCCAATTGACGTATACAGACATGTTACAATGACCATTCCAGTATTTAAAACACCAGTCATTCCACCAAAAGACTCTGGATTTTTCATGTTATTTTCCAATGGTAAAACCTATtcataaatttacatattatatagtggaACACTGTTGAATGCATTTTGTTtgtagatttaaaattataatataccattccAATGCCTTCAAATGCGTAAACTGCAGTTCCAAAATAAAGGGGTAACTGTTGCCAAGAAGAAAAAGCTTTGACACTTAATGTTTTTGGAAGTCCTTGAAGTAAGTAGAAAAATGTTATTCCTAATCCAATTACAGTTAATATGGTTGCTAAAAAAGATGCCGGAGTCAGGTACTTTAGACTCTTTACACAATTCAAAAGTATCATTGGCACCAGTAGTATAAGCAAGTATGATTGAACAGACATTTTAACAGAAAAGTAATGAGTTAtcacctaaaaatatttaatagttataataattcagttcttagaaatatttttaaattatttacctctTGTAAATTAGTGGCCACAAACAAGAAATACACACAACAAAAGCCCAGTTGAGTCATAACTAGGAAcgtattaataaatttactaGCAGCtgatgaatatttttgtaatttgggTGGTCCATATTCAAAAGCCATTTCTGCGACATTAGGAAATGAAAGAGATGGTCTTTGTGTTCTGACACATAATTCATGAGAGCACCGAACCTAAACAAAGTACAGTCAAGTTGttactaaaaatacaatttaatataattaactattgaaATGAGTTTTATATATCCGTACCAATATATGCATACAATGTGTGCAAACAGCTCCCAAAAGTGCTGTACATACTAAACCTACAACCCAACCAGAATTTCTGAATGCATCAGGCATAGCTAAGATTCCAGTACCAATATTTCCCTTTAATAAATGTATCATGGTATCaaaattccttaaaaaataaaagaagtattaatatttaaattaaattaacaaaatacatcTATGTAAtgcactaaaatataatttttaggacacacaatatataatataacataacataatataatttttggataaactaaattacaatataaaataaatataatatgcataatattatatttagtgatcttgatttaaaattacgataaattgttcttgataaataataattggcaCGTACACTATGCATATGTAAGGTACACATTAACATAAACTTAATTAAcctattgaatattaacaataaatggTTGAGGTATATGTTTATTGATAACTATTAGGTAGTTATTGGAATTTTTCTActtattcaaataattcaacTTTGTACACATTatgataagtaatttatatcaaaccttaataaaattactatgaaAATGATTAAATAGCACGTGAATCATAAGTCCTAGTTCACGTGATTAAAAGTTGTGTATTCTTTTCTATTTTATTGCTTACATTTGACAAATAACTTTTAGATCATAACAGccagtcattatattattgcccATTTTAAAAGGATAATTTGTttgtcattagtcattactcattaataataaaaatattatttaaaacattcaaactagatattataataattaacaaattaaatatcaataataacttACGATGTCGGATTTTCTAATTGTCGGTTCAGCAATGGATTATAATCTGATGCTGATCCACCATTAGCACCATTTTTTTCCAATGATTCATTCATTGGACCACTAGAAATGTTTGTATCTGGTAATGTTCTAGGAGATGGAGAAAGAAAATTACTTCtagaatatcaataaaagtaatcattttaaatagtaataattagttattttaattttaaaaaattaatattaattaagaaaaaaattataattattatattttttttttacacaggtacataataaatttaataagtaaatacttatattctatataattaaaaattgtaaatgtttaaatgcatgGTAAGGTATATTTGTGCAAAAATACactataacaaaattgttttcctttaaaatacattaaaaacatttaaaaagataaatGTACTACACTACTATGtacaataaatctaataatagtGCAATTTTTATAATCTAGCAGTGATATATTTAGTCCAAAATGTAAACTAACTTACCCATTTTGGTTGTAGAGTGTAGCTGTACCAGTTAATAGTGGTTTGTCTTCATTCACTCTAGAAGTTTTTAAAGTCATTTTATCACaatttacctaaaatataatcagttttaaattaatgtgaaaccattctaaaaaattaaaaatacataaatagttcaaaaatcaaaatatttataaaaattaacagtaAGTTATTCTTTGCATGGATATTTAAAACTACACAaacgtttaattaaataattgtgtgTAATTATGTGAtttgtttagttataataatatactaattgtgTGATGTTAAtcctaatttataaatataaaatataattagattaATTCTTATATCATGTTTAAAAAACTCAATGAACTTACtctctataattattgttaaaaaaaaaatatacacttttaaaaCATTACAATCATAAATTATGTAGAATTTAGTTTATCAGAAGAAGTGTTTATAGTTTGACTGTTGTAATTCAAATaacgattatattttgtaactgaatgaaataaatatttatatactcctACTCTCATTTCTTATCTTTGTGACGTAAGTGAACAATgcagaaaaaactaataatcaatacataatatttaagttagtaataatttaaataaatatgtacctatacattttagattctgagtggaactaTGAATGtagtgattttacaatgtgttttttttctttattttttattatttttttattttttttgtgtctgccatcaccttttaggacagtaaaagtgcttagattttcttcaacagtatcttttataataggaaagtgaatctagttggtactttgggagatcaaaagtaaaatttttccagtatttttcaaaagcaccataaaaaacaaaagaaaatttaaggaaaaacgggaatttttacgcaaaatcgatcttttattaaatcgattttggtttttggcgtaactctaaaacaaatgaccgtaaatacatgaaatttttactaaatgtttaaattagcattttctatacctacatcataacattttccgaatattttgacttaatttgagctgtttacggacattttcagtttccattttttttggttttttttctataattatcaataaaatgttatttgttgcttaaaaaagcttgaaagtttaatagaaggttcctagtatattgtttaagaggtaaattaaaaaaaaattaaaaattcagtcgtaatttttttcataagcatttaaagttcaaatattgacaaaataccgaaaaatcacgaaaattagcaaattattttgggttgaaaattcataaaaattttttttttaaatctaagatttgaaaatttaatacaagattgaTCATAAGTTTGtccacctttatcaaaaaaaaaatgtctacaagcaaattaaattcaatttttatgagcgtttgaagttcatatttttacaagattggatattgactcgatttctcatgtagcggttttgttattttattgttattcaaacaGAATGACTGTAGATTCATGAACATTTTACAGaatgttttcattttccatacaccataaaatattgactcttttttagctgtttacggacattgtcagttttaaatttttttagttttttttctataaatatcaataaaattgtatttgttgggtaaaaaagcgtgaaaatttaatgcaaacctattgttacaataacagttgaaaaatattaaaaatacacacaattttttttataaggatttaaagttcgaattttgacaaaatgtatcaaataataaatttaataattattttgtagttaaaaatttgtaaaatgttcaaattttatagctaaggattgaatatgtaaaacaaggttccacataaataagttataaactataatatataaattactttattcacaataatatcatcaaatatatttagtaatatcataggctgactggctattttcgctcagaattgtttttcttatacagtgatattatatcattgaattcaaatttaacaccatccattgccCACTTGTAaacttctgtacagcagagcgacacccacttgtccacctttttttgtttatatatataatatatacaattaatatatttattattttaattttaactaagaatatataaatgattttaacaaaACCTAATGTAACCTAAAAAAAGtgcatgaataaaataatacttatgtatagaagatatacgagtatatataagtataagtatatataatattatataaaagttaattGAGGGTCCAACAATTttaatctatacaaatataactttaattatatagataagttttaattgtaaatagggGGGAGGGGAGGTGGTTTGTGAATATGAGACCTTCAATTAAgtatattgcaatatattagttttttttttttactaggtattattatgttactaaaatagcgtaaattaatttaaaatttaaaattatatatttattattacctcaagtaaaatagttattaagttaacatgatttttaataaatgtttatataatctCTATAAActagattaattaataattattattagggccCAGAACTTTATGCTTTTTTACCTCTAATGCATTGCTCATTTTTACAGACTTTGATTGAATGTAGAATTTAATGGTAACATGCTAATTTTAGgttattgtaattgtatggaATTTCATACTTtatggtaatttatattttattgatttctaattgactatattgcatttttattatttttcataaattattgcaGAGTAGTCATGTGTCAACATTATTTCtatgaatgaaaaaataaaatactttttcagaattattattgtctctTATTTGTACGACatcaactattttaaatttcaagtaatgagaaaatcaaataaatacctacttattctactcaatttaaaacaatattaaaaaaattcaacataatTTAGAATCTGAGTAAGATCACTGGTGAGGTGACCAGAGtacttaaaatacaataataccacagtgataattatatgaaaacaggcgttaagatttaattaataaattatataggtataaatcttataaaatatatgtatctctaattgaaaaatatttttttttaaatcttttgataaagttaaaataatctaggctcataaaataaaaat
Above is a window of Metopolophium dirhodum isolate CAU chromosome 3, ASM1992520v1, whole genome shotgun sequence DNA encoding:
- the LOC132940480 gene encoding proton-coupled amino acid transporter-like protein CG1139 isoform X1: MTTEINGDFSINDNHNKVQAAKPAQASNVNCDKMTLKTSRVNEDKPLLTGTATLYNQNGSNFLSPSPRTLPDTNISSGPMNESLEKNGANGGSASDYNPLLNRQLENPTSNFDTMIHLLKGNIGTGILAMPDAFRNSGWVVGLVCTALLGAVCTHCMHILVRCSHELCVRTQRPSLSFPNVAEMAFEYGPPKLQKYSSAASKFINTFLVMTQLGFCCVYFLFVATNLQEVITHYFSVKMSVQSYLLILLVPMILLNCVKSLKYLTPASFLATILTVIGLGITFFYLLQGLPKTLSVKAFSSWQQLPLYFGTAVYAFEGIGMVLPLENNMKNPESFGGMTGVLNTGMVIVTCLYTSIGFFGYLRYGEAVKLGSITLNLPSEDLLAQSVRAAMAFSIFLSYGLQFYVPIGIVWPALKGYFHSQSSQRNAELSIRVFLVTLTFALAAAIPNLSAIISLVGSFSSSALALIFPPIIELMTFWDHCSGKEFTLMFVKDIIIIIIGFLGFGFGSYASLWNIIEPISS
- the LOC132940480 gene encoding proton-coupled amino acid transporter-like protein CG1139 isoform X3, with the translated sequence MTLKTSRVNEDKPLLTGTATLYNQNGSNFLSPSPRTLPDTNISSGPMNESLEKNGANGGSASDYNPLLNRQLENPTSNFDTMIHLLKGNIGTGILAMPDAFRNSGWVVGLVCTALLGAVCTHCMHILVRCSHELCVRTQRPSLSFPNVAEMAFEYGPPKLQKYSSAASKFINTFLVMTQLGFCCVYFLFVATNLQEVITHYFSVKMSVQSYLLILLVPMILLNCVKSLKYLTPASFLATILTVIGLGITFFYLLQGLPKTLSVKAFSSWQQLPLYFGTAVYAFEGIGMVLPLENNMKNPESFGGMTGVLNTGMVIVTCLYTSIGFFGYLRYGEAVKLGSITLNLPSEDLLAQSVRAAMAFSIFLSYGLQFYVPIGIVWPALKGYFHSQSSQRNAELSIRVFLVTLTFALAAAIPNLSAIISLVGSFSSSALALIFPPIIELMTFWDHCSGKEFTLMFVKDIIIIIIGFLGFGFGSYASLWNIIEPISS
- the LOC132940480 gene encoding proton-coupled amino acid transporter-like protein CG1139 isoform X2, with translation MTTEINGDFSINDNHNKVQAAKPAQASNVNCDKMTLKTSRVNEDKPLLTGTATLYNQNGTLPDTNISSGPMNESLEKNGANGGSASDYNPLLNRQLENPTSNFDTMIHLLKGNIGTGILAMPDAFRNSGWVVGLVCTALLGAVCTHCMHILVRCSHELCVRTQRPSLSFPNVAEMAFEYGPPKLQKYSSAASKFINTFLVMTQLGFCCVYFLFVATNLQEVITHYFSVKMSVQSYLLILLVPMILLNCVKSLKYLTPASFLATILTVIGLGITFFYLLQGLPKTLSVKAFSSWQQLPLYFGTAVYAFEGIGMVLPLENNMKNPESFGGMTGVLNTGMVIVTCLYTSIGFFGYLRYGEAVKLGSITLNLPSEDLLAQSVRAAMAFSIFLSYGLQFYVPIGIVWPALKGYFHSQSSQRNAELSIRVFLVTLTFALAAAIPNLSAIISLVGSFSSSALALIFPPIIELMTFWDHCSGKEFTLMFVKDIIIIIIGFLGFGFGSYASLWNIIEPISS
- the LOC132940480 gene encoding proton-coupled amino acid transporter-like protein CG1139 isoform X4, with the protein product MTLKTSRVNEDKPLLTGTATLYNQNGTLPDTNISSGPMNESLEKNGANGGSASDYNPLLNRQLENPTSNFDTMIHLLKGNIGTGILAMPDAFRNSGWVVGLVCTALLGAVCTHCMHILVRCSHELCVRTQRPSLSFPNVAEMAFEYGPPKLQKYSSAASKFINTFLVMTQLGFCCVYFLFVATNLQEVITHYFSVKMSVQSYLLILLVPMILLNCVKSLKYLTPASFLATILTVIGLGITFFYLLQGLPKTLSVKAFSSWQQLPLYFGTAVYAFEGIGMVLPLENNMKNPESFGGMTGVLNTGMVIVTCLYTSIGFFGYLRYGEAVKLGSITLNLPSEDLLAQSVRAAMAFSIFLSYGLQFYVPIGIVWPALKGYFHSQSSQRNAELSIRVFLVTLTFALAAAIPNLSAIISLVGSFSSSALALIFPPIIELMTFWDHCSGKEFTLMFVKDIIIIIIGFLGFGFGSYASLWNIIEPISS